Proteins encoded together in one Prevotella scopos JCM 17725 window:
- a CDS encoding RNA polymerase sigma factor, giving the protein MQASDFKQLFLPCHRKLFSVAYRLMSNTQAAEDMVQETFLKLWMQRDKIERIDNPEAYSITVLRRLFYDRMRTEHLQEVDKDVGSLQVTSSQNISRQLEAADEYQRVRQLISHLPEPQGRIMLMRDVEDRSFEEISIETGLTEVNIRSILSRARKKIREQIKTMKYDKD; this is encoded by the coding sequence ATGCAAGCAAGCGATTTTAAACAGCTATTCCTACCCTGCCATCGGAAACTCTTTTCGGTGGCATATAGGCTGATGAGCAACACGCAAGCTGCTGAGGATATGGTACAAGAGACCTTCCTAAAACTCTGGATGCAGCGTGATAAGATTGAAAGGATTGATAATCCTGAGGCTTATAGCATCACGGTGCTGCGCCGACTATTCTATGACAGAATGAGAACAGAGCATCTACAAGAAGTCGACAAAGATGTGGGAAGTTTACAGGTTACTTCCTCGCAGAATATCAGTAGACAGTTAGAGGCTGCCGACGAATACCAACGAGTAAGACAGTTGATTTCCCATTTGCCCGAGCCGCAAGGAAGAATCATGTTAATGCGTGATGTTGAAGACCGCAGTTTTGAGGAAATCAGCATCGAAACAGGGCTTACAGAGGTGAATATAAGAAGTATTCTCAGCCGTGCCCGTAAGAAGATTAGAGAACAGATAAAAACAATGAAGTATGACAAAGACTGA
- a CDS encoding DUF4252 domain-containing protein has product MKRFIIIGILALCTLSASAQSVKGLIEQYRHEKNVIHLHITPALMSFLKVLAKSHSDDSKALKAVSSFRILVFDDCDSIVKSRFRNTVQTFHPKGYTPIIYNKQAGETNYVYLKEKKGCIREVLILAIDKQDGAIVRIKGKISPNDVDSVVKESTNKKNLKSYKL; this is encoded by the coding sequence ATGAAACGGTTTATCATCATAGGCATCCTTGCTCTCTGTACATTATCAGCCTCAGCGCAGAGCGTAAAAGGGCTGATTGAGCAATATAGGCACGAGAAAAACGTTATTCACCTTCATATAACACCTGCCTTAATGTCGTTCTTGAAGGTGCTTGCTAAAAGCCATTCGGACGATTCCAAGGCTCTGAAAGCCGTATCTTCCTTTCGTATACTTGTCTTTGACGACTGCGATTCGATTGTAAAAAGTCGTTTTAGAAACACGGTTCAGACCTTCCATCCTAAGGGATATACGCCAATCATCTACAATAAGCAGGCAGGTGAGACTAATTATGTTTACCTCAAAGAAAAGAAAGGGTGCATTCGTGAAGTGCTCATCCTTGCTATTGACAAACAAGATGGCGCCATTGTACGGATTAAAGGTAAGATAAGTCCTAACGATGTCGACTCTGTTGTGAAAGAAAGTACCAACAAGAAGAATCTGAAAAGCTATAAGTTATAG
- a CDS encoding DUF4252 domain-containing protein, whose protein sequence is MRTTIFSIAFAVAILCSSCTVKANPTSLITQPKNDEIGSIFKEFKSGNNVTYVNLPKTLIKLGLKAADDETANALAEQIDGLQILTFEKADQRLKDNLYNRISKLESQGYEPMVKANEDGEKVRIFIKGNEKEVQSLVVFAMDKEDCSLINIVGHINPSNIDDIVKSQTK, encoded by the coding sequence ATGAGAACAACAATCTTTTCTATCGCATTCGCTGTAGCTATTCTATGCTCAAGCTGTACCGTAAAAGCCAACCCAACGAGTCTCATCACACAACCTAAGAATGATGAGATAGGGTCTATTTTCAAAGAGTTTAAGAGTGGAAATAACGTCACTTACGTCAACTTGCCTAAGACTCTCATAAAGCTTGGATTGAAGGCTGCCGATGACGAGACTGCTAATGCACTCGCTGAGCAAATCGACGGACTGCAAATTTTAACTTTTGAGAAGGCTGATCAAAGGCTAAAAGACAACTTATACAACCGTATCAGTAAGTTGGAATCACAGGGATATGAGCCTATGGTGAAGGCAAATGAGGACGGCGAAAAGGTCAGAATCTTCATTAAAGGCAACGAGAAGGAAGTGCAGAGCCTTGTTGTCTTCGCTATGGACAAAGAAGACTGCTCACTCATCAATATCGTAGGACATATCAATCCTTCTAACATTGATGATATCGTAAAGTCACAGACCAAGTAA